In Paenibacillus xylanilyticus, the genomic window TGGTGTATGGGAAGAGCGCATGGCGCGTGCGCTGACAGTAGAGATGGGGGGTTCTGCTTCCATCTGCGATTATCCGGTATCCGGAGCGCAGGCGAAGCAGAGCGCGATCGGGGGTACACTGACGCTCGCTTATGAGATCGGGCGGACACTGTTCGAAGCGAAGCAGGAGAAGCTGAATCCTGTGCATGAACTGCTCACGAAGCTGCATGGACATGCCCTGTTTCATGGCAAGGCTGTGGATATCCGCCGCCGTATGGATGGCGGTTTTACACGCGGTGAAGCGGTATTTGAAGGCACCGGAGAGAACAAGGGAAAGACGATGCGGTTGTTTTTCCAAAATGAGTTCCTGCTCGCCACCGTTGATGACCAACCGCTCGCCATTACCCCAGACCTGATCACGCTGTTGGATCAAGATACGGGTATGCCGGTAACGACGGAAAATCTGAAGTATGGTGCCCGGGTGACGGTAGCAGGCTTGCCATGCGATGACAAATGGCGTACACCAAAAGGCATTGAGACGGCGGGGCCGCGATACTTCGGATATGATTTCGACTATGTGCCGATTGAGACGTTGGTTTTGAAAGGAGGTGCGGCGCAATGACCAAGGGAACTATGACTGAACCAAACACAAATCAGGTGTACCGGATCGGCATTGATGTGGGTGGAACGAATACGGACGCCGCCCTGCTCGATTCCAACTTGCACTGCGTGCACAAGGTCAAGGTCCATACGACTGCTGACGTGAACGAAGGCATTGTAGAGGCTGTTCGCCGCCTGCTGCAGGAGAGCGGCGTGAACGGCGCAGACATTCGCTACGCGATGCTTGGCACCACGCACTGCACGAATGCGATCGTGGAACGCAAGCATCTCGGCCGTGTTGGCCTGATCCGTATTGGCGCTCCGGCAACGACAGCCGTTCCGCCGCTTGCTGGCTGGGACGAATCGCTGCGTGCCGCGGTTGGACCGCATAGCTATATCGCCTCTGGCGGTTATGAGTATGATGGCCGCAAGATTGCAAGTCTGGATGAAGCTGAGATTGCTGAACTGGCCAACCGGATGAAGGGCGAGGTTGACGCTGTAGCGGTGTGTGGGGTCTTTGCCCCAGTGAACCGTGACCAAGAGAAGCGGGTTGGCAAGATCATCCGCCAAGTGCTGGGTGCTGACATGCCAGTTACCTATTCCAGTGAGATTGGCAGCATCGGACTGCTTGAGCGGGAGAATGCATCTGTGCTGAACGCAGCGCTGCTGCAGGTCATTGCGGGTGTCGTGCGCGGCTTTGAAGAAGCGCTGAACGGCTTTGGCATCCATGCGCAGCTATACATTTGCCAGAATGACGGCACGTTAATGAAGAGCGAATATGCGCTCCGTTATCCGATTCTGACGATTGCCTGCGGACCGACGAATTCCATTCGCGGCGCTGCACACCTGTCCGGGCTGACGGATGCGCTGGTCGTCGACATTGGCGGTACAACAACGGATATTGGCGTGCTAGTGCAAGGCTTCCCGCGCCAGTCCTCGGCAGCAGTGGATATCGGCGGCATTCGTACGAATTTCCGGATGCCTGACATTTTGTCCATTGGTCTCGGTGGCGGTACCATTGTCCGGTTGGATGACGCTGGTGGTGTAACGGTTGGCCCCGACAGCGTTGGCTATGAGCTGACGAAACGGGCCCGCATCTTCGGCGGTGATACGCTGACAACGACGGACGTGGCGGTGAAGCTGGGCCGGGCCGTATGGCCGGGCACCAACGCGGATGCGGTGGACGAAGCCGTGTGCCGCAAGGTGGATGCCGTCATGCAGCAGAGCCTGGAGGACGCCATTGACCGGATGAAAACGAGTGCCGATCCGGTCGATGTCATTCTGGTTGGCGGCGGCAGCCTGCTGGTGCCGGAGACACTCGCCGGGGCGAGCCGAATCATCCGGCCAGACAACTATGATGCGGCGAACGCGATCGGTGCAGCACTGGGAGAGGTTAGCGGCGAGTCGGAGCGTATCTATTCACTGGACGACTGGAGATATGACGACGTCATGCAGGATGCCAAGGAAAGCGCCGTGAACGAGGCGACGGCAGCTGGCGCGAACCCGGAGACGGTACAGATTGTGTCCGTCGAGGACATTCCGATTGCCTATTTGCCAGGCAACGCACTGCTCGTGAAAGTGAAGGCTGCGGGTAAGCTGTAATATCATAAACGATATGCCCTCTATACTCGGTAGCAATATCTGCTGCACGAGAAGCGTGCCATAACTAGTCAGGCATTCATCTAACGCTTCCTGGCGCGGAATGATGCATAAACATAATATGTAAATGAACTGGTGGTACGGATCAAATTCCGTATCACCTTT contains:
- a CDS encoding DUF917 domain-containing protein → MNKAARLTTLDEQAIEYIAIGAAVLGTGGGGDPHVGKLIAMEAIRKHGPVRIVQLEELDDEGLVVPVSMIGAPTVMLEKIPSAEQLTKPLDLMERELGRKVDAVMPIEVGGGNSLVPVIAAAQRGIPLVDADAMGRAFPESQMVTFHLEGIPCSPVAMADERGNSALMHTIDGVWEERMARALTVEMGGSASICDYPVSGAQAKQSAIGGTLTLAYEIGRTLFEAKQEKLNPVHELLTKLHGHALFHGKAVDIRRRMDGGFTRGEAVFEGTGENKGKTMRLFFQNEFLLATVDDQPLAITPDLITLLDQDTGMPVTTENLKYGARVTVAGLPCDDKWRTPKGIETAGPRYFGYDFDYVPIETLVLKGGAAQ
- a CDS encoding ROK family protein — its product is MTKGTMTEPNTNQVYRIGIDVGGTNTDAALLDSNLHCVHKVKVHTTADVNEGIVEAVRRLLQESGVNGADIRYAMLGTTHCTNAIVERKHLGRVGLIRIGAPATTAVPPLAGWDESLRAAVGPHSYIASGGYEYDGRKIASLDEAEIAELANRMKGEVDAVAVCGVFAPVNRDQEKRVGKIIRQVLGADMPVTYSSEIGSIGLLERENASVLNAALLQVIAGVVRGFEEALNGFGIHAQLYICQNDGTLMKSEYALRYPILTIACGPTNSIRGAAHLSGLTDALVVDIGGTTTDIGVLVQGFPRQSSAAVDIGGIRTNFRMPDILSIGLGGGTIVRLDDAGGVTVGPDSVGYELTKRARIFGGDTLTTTDVAVKLGRAVWPGTNADAVDEAVCRKVDAVMQQSLEDAIDRMKTSADPVDVILVGGGSLLVPETLAGASRIIRPDNYDAANAIGAALGEVSGESERIYSLDDWRYDDVMQDAKESAVNEATAAGANPETVQIVSVEDIPIAYLPGNALLVKVKAAGKL